The window CTTCAAAATGAACATTTACAAACAATAAAACTGAACAATGAAATAAATATAATGTGCAAAGAAACTGAACTTTATTGTATATATTACATATAGTTCCTTTTTGAAGTGGCCCGTGTCGTATTGGAGACCGTCTCAGGAGGGACACAAGAGTCTAATCAATTATGACGCTGATCGTCCCAAAACCTTATGAGTGGGTTATTCTTAAGGCCTCCTTGAAAGTCTTGATAATTCAGTGTCGTTCTCTTTGTCCATCTCGTCACTTGCCTCTACCTTTCGGCATCACTTAAAAAGCTCCAAACGGAAATCCGCGCGGCAGTGTCTCTTCAAAGCCTCTAAAACGGAAGCGTGTGTCAGCCTGGCAAGCATACCTTCCCAGCAAACAGCAGTCCCACTATGGTGAAGAATATGGACAGTATGAAGAGCACATAGGAGGAGCCCACCATCGTGTTGTTGGGCAGCTTATATGGCTGTCCTCCAACCTCGCTGATGTAGAAGCCCATTGGGAATATGAGAGCAGCCATACAGAACAGGACCACTGTGGCGGGAAagaacaagagagagagagagagtattAAGTATTAAGTATCAACGCCCCCTTCTGGAACAATGATGGCCAACCAGCACTTTTTGTCTGAAGCTCTGGTGTGTGGAAAGATTCTGGAGAAGCTCAGcgaatgaggaaaaaaaaaatgcaaattatGATCTGGATTTAAAAAGAACAGACAGAGTGATTTTTCGGGATACTAAAGTTAGGAAAACAATTTGCAACAGTGAAGTTCAGCAGTTCTCACCCCCCTGTTTAACAAGACGTAGTAACATGCTTCCCCCAGTGAGAGTGAGACCTAACTCCTGCTTCAACACTCCCCTCTACAGACCAATTGtgccacttttttttctgaaagaaagaaaaactgtcgTCTTCCGTCAGACCTCTCCAGCACCTCGTCAGGCCGTTCATTGACATCAGAGCTTCCCTAAAATGGCACGAAATCCCATGTTAAGCTAGGATCAGAATGTCGTTCTTTTACTCTTTGTTAACTATAACTGGGCTGACATTGCACTTAATGCTAAAAGTTTCAGCTGAACTTGAAAGCGACCCTGAAATTTGAATATATGGATTGTTTTTCTTGAGTCACTGGCCAAAAGACATTTATGTCGTCCTGTCGATGTCGATGGCGCTTcaaaccaaaagaaaattaTGCAAATGATCTGCTCAAAGGCTTTTAGAAACTAGTCTGCTCGATGGGGATGTTGCTCTGATTCCAGTTCATTGGGTTATATGACGTGTACTCCACCGTCCATGCAGCTGTGGGTTCACTTACATCTGCGTAATTATGATTTCATTGAATCTTTAAGTGGTGTAATGACAGATTCAATGaagtttgacaaaaaaataaataaaacttatgCCTTGTGTTTAACAATACATATGTTTCAAAAAGCATTGTTTATGCATTGATGAGATGCTTGCACCTCATCAGGCTTGAAAGATAAAAGGCACTCATGGGTTAAGTTTAATCAAAATGATAGATTTGCAAGTGGCCTTAAAATCGTAAATTTCCCCCACCGTCTGTAAAACTGGCGGTCGACGGATAAATAATTAACCCTACCCGCCCGGCTGACAGGACATCCTAAATACTTCCCTTTcatgaaacagaagaagagagcTGTGAATAAAAAATGATGGTGGCAGTGAATACCTACTTCCTGTAAAGGCGATCCATCGGGCATAGCGAGTGGCCTCTTGGTGCCAGTGTGACATCACCAGCAGCCCGCAAGTGATGGTAAGAGAGATGATACCCAAGACGATGAAAAACAGCGTGGTGATCCACTCTCGGGGCAGCTGCGGGGGGATGCAGGTCCGGTGTCGGCCGTGGATGGTCTGGCACTGCCGGATCAGACCCACGGTCAGAGAGCCTGTGTGAAGA of the Odontesthes bonariensis isolate fOdoBon6 chromosome 23, fOdoBon6.hap1, whole genome shotgun sequence genome contains:
- the LOC142373684 gene encoding uncharacterized protein C16orf52 homolog B-like, which codes for MDKLTVISGCLFLAADIFAIASIVNSDWINTGESAGSLTVGLIRQCQTIHGRHRTCIPPQLPREWITTLFFIVLGIISLTITCGLLVMSHWHQEATRYARWIAFTGMVLFCMAALIFPMGFYISEVGGQPYKLPNNTMVGSSYVLFILSIFFTIVGLLFAGKVCLPG